Part of the Penicillium digitatum chromosome 4, complete sequence genome is shown below.
AGTCAAACTAGAACATCTTGGCTAACGATTCTCAGAGGACCACATCGAAGGCAAGCTCATTCCAGAAGGATCGAGCATCGTTCTTAATGTCTGGGGGCAATGCATCATGACAGTGGACAGTGATCGATGGCAGGAGCCAGAGCATTTCCACCCTGAACGCTTCGCCGATTTCCCAGCCCTAGACTCGGGCTACACCGGATCCGAGCGCCGTGACCTGCGAAGGGGCAGAGCGGCCAAAGGTCGAATGTCTGATTTTTTCAGGGGTTTCGCCTGAATCGGCCTGAATTACGTTCTGTTGTTAAGACTGGCAGAAATCAAAATACCTGAATTACGATGACAGGAGGCTTAATAAAGCAAAGTATCTTTGGACGATTAGAATgttgaagctattcccacTATAGCTTATTTTTAGGTGTTCAAGCTATTGCGACCATTATAACCTATCGAATTAAAGGTCCTCTTGCCAGGTTGATCGTAGAattcctctttttttccaacaAGGTGGGAAGAGCTTTAATTCGATGGGTTATGCGGTGTCGGTTTTGACCGCGGGGGATTCGAAGAAACCGATGAATTATAGGGTGGGAATAGCAGTATACAGGAATAGCTTCAATTTATAATACACGGTATAGAGCGGTGCCGAAAGCGGTCTATAATTCAGGCATTTGACCTTTGGCTGCTCTGCCCCTTCGGACCACTTTGGTTACGGGGCGGGCCGGCGCATCTGTTCGGGCATTCACTTGGCGGAACGCAACTTGATCACCGGCGTTGCCAAGCTGCTCTGGGCCTTTCAGTTCTTCGAaccccccttccccctccCCGGTAGCGATAGTGATATGTTCAGCTCACTCCGGCGCTAGTCAAGGGTTTCTCCATTGCCCCAAGGACCTATGGCTGTGCTATTCGTCTTCGCTCCCCGGAGAAGCGGGACACCATTATGCGGGAGTTTACCGAAGCGCAAGAGGTATTCGCTCGGTTTGATTAGCTAGATTAGAGGATATATACTGATAGATGATCGTTACTCCCCCCGTTCCCTCTCTCTATTCGGAAAATTTTTTTGCGAAGGTCCGTTGACAACATCTACGCTACTCTGTATGGCTAACCTGGCAGCAAccccctcttttttttttgaaggCAGATCATCTGCATCCATTTAGTCAATGCGTTGTGTTCTTCATATGGGTACATTCGATTTTATTGACATCCCCGATTGGTGTGCTATCCTAATTTCTGACATCTCACGCTTCAACCGTTTGGCTACTTTGCCTCCAACGGTATATGACTTTCTTTCGTAGCTCCTAGGACGCAGCAAGACATCCTTCTATTCTGGAAAGTCACTGTTTCTTTTGGTTGCACGTTTGATTGTTGATTATAGTACATGCGAGATTTGCTATAAGACTACTACATCGGACCTGACATAGGCAACGTGGACCGTTTACCCAAACAGAATCCAATATACATCGATGCAAATCAGATTCTAGAATCGCATTTTGGCAACTCCGTTTCCGCAGCTGATGCATGTCGCCGAGAGGAGCAGCGGAACGGCGGACCTCGCTCCGATTTAATTCAAGGTCCTTCAAAGATTGGATCTCAACCTTTGAGATCTTATGATCACATTAGTATGCTTTGGGGCCTTATTTGGAGTTCACAGGGTCTAGACCGGATGTGGGGATGAATCATTGTGAATGTGAAGAATCCTTCTAGCGCTGATCGATAGCATTCCAGGACTCAGGCCGAGTTTAGAGATCTTTCTTCCATCATTCATGTCTTTTCTGTTTAGTCTTCAAAGCATCAACAGTCCTGGTTATGATTGCCTCGATCTGACCTTGCTAGGATCATACTTTGTTATAGTACTAGGGTATTCTTTATCTCCATGGCAATGTAGATGTCGATCTAATTATATCCTACAAATATACGGCTACGAGTTCTCATTTGCACTTGGATCATCTGAGCAAAACGATTGTCGCAGGATGGGATTCCCTGTTCACTCCGACCTTGTTGATTATAAAGGTCCAAGTTCAAATATCTTATCTGTCTGATTTTCGACCAATGACTCGATCATACTCGCTTATTATTCCAACAAAGAGAAGTGGTGGATTCAGCCAAGGATCCACGATAGAAAGCTGACATTGGCTGACTAGATGACACGTTAGTGGAATTATGGTCGGTACCTGGGTAGGGGGgcatttctctctctcccgtCCGATTCCCTTCTTGGGTGATTCATGCAAGTCTCATTATGTACAGGAAAGCCCGTCATCTGCGCATTTGCTTGTGCTTTTGTCAGTTTGCCCATTGAAACCTCAGGCGTCGAACGTCAACTCCTGCACTTCTTTGCGCCATCTATCGCCCCCCCACCAAATCCCCAAATCCTCGTCAAGTCTTCATCAATTCTCAAGTAGTCCAGAGGGAAGTCACTTTTAAGGCTTCGACCGCCATTTGGAGTTGAATGAATCTGGTCTGAATGAATATCTGATTTGTTTTGCCCTCCTCCGTAATGTACTCCACTTTCTCCGTCAACTTCGATACCACGATCGATGCCTCCCGTGACAGAGCGGCCACGCCTGTGACAGCTCCACGACCAAAGCGCAATCAGGTCGCGCGAGCCTGTGACTGGTGTCGACTCAATCGTGTCAGATGCGATGACAAACAGCCATGTCAAAATTGCCTGAATCGAGGGGGATTTTGCAGCAACACAAAGCCACAGGAGGCTACCTCGCTGCCGGCTGCAAACCGGTAGGAAGCCAatcttcatctctctcattGCATCGGGATGGGCGTAAACGGCCTGCTGATACACATCGATAGAGAGATGCAACGGTTACGAAGTAAAGTCGAGGATCTTCGGGATCAGATTGTGAAACTTAAAGAAGCCGCGGAAATCCAACCACGGACAGGGTTCGCGACGCCCCCTCTGTCGGAGGCTGCCCACACCTCGTTCGACTTTGCGGAGCTCACCAATACTACAGAAGGATGGCAAGGTCTCCAGCAGATGGGGCATATTCACTACGGGCCCTTATCGTCTTCGTATTTTGTTTCCCGAATCAGTCGCCATCTCTCTCAAGTACTCAACGAGCCAATCGAAGATGCGAAATTGGAGGCCTGCATGGCACGCTTTCATCATATTGCCCCGTCTCATCAACCGTCTCGATGGGATGCAAGCCCGGCCAGCCAGGCGGATCCGCCCCAGGACGGAGCCGAGGAGGCCGAGGACCTGACCCGGTCACAAGAGGAACACTTTCTCAATCTGCTATGGCAGTCCTTTCATTGTGTGTATCCTGTTCTCGACGAACGCGAGTTTCAGCAATATTATGAGTCACTATGGTCAAGTTCCCCG
Proteins encoded:
- a CDS encoding Cytochrome P450, producing the protein MMIKESHRWRPVSPLGVPYAVAEEDHIEGKLIPEGSSIVLNVWGQCIMTVDSDRWQEPEHFHPERFADFPALDSGYTGSERRDLRRGRAAKGRMSDFFRGFA